The genomic segment tacgaCAAACTATTGCTGATAATTAAAACTGAATTAAGAAAGCAGGGAACTTAGAAATACTTCTGCAATTCTGATTCCATTTCAAGAGGACTGGTAGTTGGTGCATGTCTGGCAACAACTTTTCCTTCTTTGTTAATGATGAATTTAGTAAAGTTCCATTTGATGCTATCATTTATAAATCCACCTGCCTGTTTCTTCAACCATTTCCATAATGGATGCGCATTATCTCCATTAACATCAATTTTTTGAAACAGATCAAaagtaacgttatatttttTGACAAAATTTAAGATTTCTGTGGAATCGCCTGGTTCTTGGCCACCAAATTGATTTGATGGGAATGCTAGAATCCTTAAACCTTCCACCTCACTATACTTTTCATACAATTGTACTAGTTCTTTATAATGTCTATCTGTAAATCCACAGTTGCTAGCAACATTAACAATTATACAAACATGCCCGTGATATTTATTCAGCATAACTTCTTTTCCATGTATATCTGTAGCATGAAAGTCATAAATGGAAGTAGCTGATTTCCAATTTTTGTCTTGATTAAAAGAAGCTAAAGTTGTAGCACTACATTGTTCTTCTTTATTGTTTTCGCAATTCTGTGCTATCACTCCGTAAAAGCATAGGACTGTTAAAAATACCAATTctacaaaaaaagaaagaaacttgaTTAGTAAGTTATCTAAAGAatctaaaatgtaaaaattgttataaaaaacAGCACTGTTCAGTTAACGtttcttaatatattttttaataaatatctacCGTTTCTTAAAATTAAAACTGACCAGACAAAAACTGACAAAACTGAAAAGACAAAAGGAAATAAACAAATTCACGCGACTCTGTGTCTTCTACGCTACATAATACCTAATTAAATAT from the Bombus affinis isolate iyBomAffi1 chromosome 11, iyBomAffi1.2, whole genome shotgun sequence genome contains:
- the LOC126921778 gene encoding uncharacterized protein LOC126921778, with the translated sequence MQKLVFLTVLCFYGVIAQNCENNKEEQCSATTLASFNQDKNWKSATSIYDFHATDIHGKEVMLNKYHGHVCIIVNVASNCGFTDRHYKELVQLYEKYSEVEGLRILAFPSNQFGGQEPGDSTEILNFVKKYNVTFDLFQKIDVNGDNAHPLWKWLKKQAGGFINDSIKWNFTKFIINKEGKVVARHAPTTSPLEMESELQKYF